A genome region from Chitinophagales bacterium includes the following:
- a CDS encoding tetratricopeptide repeat protein — MKKQFFSISALWVLLLSSCQFFEKKPSTTVVAPKVDTLDSATVGGITKLIALDSLQPDLYVKRATIYEANEDYGNAIKDMRRAMMLDSNYVPYYKYVAELITKSGDPLRAIAFLERAAKMDSADAEIYAMMGKYRFIMHDYDRAQLLYAKALSVDKFNPTIHFLRGVTFKEMGDTTKAVSAFQTAVEQDPNFYDAYIQLNLLLAAKNNKALAQKYLDNAIKVKPKSEEALYSKGYMLIENKQYADAEQIFRQIVEINHQNDEALYALGVCYLMQDSIIEADKMFSLAIKVNPTYAEAHYKKGVCREAMGKKDEAKMHYTNALNIKPTYKPAQDALNKLK; from the coding sequence TAGATACACTAGATTCGGCAACAGTTGGCGGCATTACTAAGTTAATAGCGTTAGACTCGCTTCAGCCGGATTTGTATGTAAAACGTGCCACTATTTACGAGGCCAACGAAGATTATGGAAATGCCATAAAAGACATGCGCAGGGCAATGATGTTAGATTCCAACTATGTGCCGTATTACAAATATGTAGCAGAACTTATTACCAAAAGTGGCGACCCTTTGCGTGCCATTGCTTTCCTTGAGCGTGCTGCTAAAATGGATTCTGCCGATGCCGAAATATATGCTATGATGGGAAAGTATCGTTTTATTATGCACGATTACGATCGCGCACAGTTGCTATATGCCAAAGCACTTAGTGTAGATAAGTTTAATCCAACCATTCATTTTTTGCGGGGAGTAACTTTTAAAGAAATGGGCGATACTACCAAAGCTGTAAGTGCTTTTCAAACAGCAGTAGAGCAAGATCCAAATTTTTACGATGCGTATATTCAATTGAATCTATTGCTCGCAGCTAAAAATAATAAGGCGCTGGCACAAAAATATTTAGATAATGCCATTAAAGTAAAACCTAAGAGTGAAGAGGCGCTATATTCAAAGGGATACATGCTTATAGAAAATAAGCAGTATGCCGATGCCGAACAAATTTTTAGGCAAATAGTTGAGATAAATCACCAGAACGATGAGGCGCTTTATGCTCTCGGAGTTTGTTATCTAATGCAAGATTCCATTATAGAGGCCGATAAAATGTTTTCGTTGGCTATAAAGGTAAACCCAACGTATGCTGAGGCGCATTACAAAAAAGGTGTGTGCCGCGAAGCTATGGGCAAAAAGGATGAAGCTAAAATGCACTATACAAACGCATTGAATATTAAGCCCACTTACAAGCCTGCACAAGACGCGCTCAATAAATTGAAGTAG
- a CDS encoding PD40 domain-containing protein has product MKQIILSLKKSLLHYRHTLSILHTKSLAYGLVCLLLAIPTTILSQTIEQLYKAANESLKNGEYYAAAKYFKQAVEKDDAQPEIWYGFAEASRLFNDYTNAAKGYEQALKTDKENSFPLCNFWLGNMLINQGAYEAAKQHLTTFQHKYRKKDFYALKVQQLIESCAWALANDSVKPIEITHLPDSINSTFSELNPFISTDGKLYYSSTKPVKGKTFRTQIISAETGESFLPGITETSAKHIANGFFSLSSSYGKEVFFTQCHTESGTTRCKIFVSTFTNNQWGTAKELPVNINLLGYTATHPNIWNEPDGKQWLLFASNRPGTKGKMDIWISKRLNATEWDYPQNAGSNINSIDDEVTPFADTDAKQLYFASQWHYGYGAFDVFAAPVHSLSKAEFGKPINLGKPINSPANELYYAVYDSVAFFSSNRLGSKFIEAETCCNDIYAASQKSSIAKDTVRTQDTLVAATLQPLVTEPAITDTVATAHVNTTPDSTLKLATTPTETHNSSANNSLLYTHVTLYFHNDEPNPKTLADTTDVSYLTAYESYINKQQEYYKNNWQGAEKHTNQALQTWFRDTVEASFAKLVSVASQINKQLNSGKKITVKISGYCSPLHYNEYNIHLGNRRSASVFNFFQQYNNGSLLPFITNGNLVLERITHGEETAPKNISDALTDLRNSVYSLAAARERRVELSISAE; this is encoded by the coding sequence ATGAAACAAATTATACTATCGCTGAAAAAATCTCTATTGCATTACCGCCACACATTATCTATTCTACATACTAAAAGCTTGGCGTACGGGCTGGTGTGCTTACTATTGGCAATACCCACCACAATCCTTTCACAAACTATTGAACAACTCTATAAAGCAGCAAACGAAAGTTTAAAAAATGGCGAGTACTATGCCGCTGCCAAATACTTTAAACAAGCCGTAGAAAAAGATGATGCACAACCCGAAATATGGTACGGATTTGCCGAAGCATCTAGGCTTTTCAACGATTACACCAATGCTGCAAAAGGCTATGAACAAGCCCTAAAAACCGATAAAGAAAACAGCTTTCCACTCTGCAACTTTTGGCTGGGGAATATGCTTATTAACCAAGGTGCGTACGAAGCTGCCAAGCAACACCTCACTACCTTTCAACACAAATACCGCAAAAAAGATTTTTACGCACTAAAGGTTCAACAACTTATAGAAAGTTGTGCATGGGCATTGGCAAACGACTCTGTAAAACCTATAGAAATCACGCATTTGCCCGATAGTATAAACTCCACTTTTTCTGAACTAAATCCATTTATTTCTACCGATGGAAAACTCTACTACTCTTCTACCAAACCTGTGAAAGGCAAAACATTTAGAACACAAATAATTTCGGCAGAAACAGGCGAGAGCTTTTTACCCGGCATTACTGAAACATCGGCCAAGCATATTGCCAACGGCTTTTTTTCTTTGAGCAGCAGCTACGGAAAAGAAGTTTTTTTTACACAATGCCATACCGAAAGCGGCACTACACGATGTAAAATTTTTGTTTCAACCTTTACAAACAATCAATGGGGCACAGCCAAAGAACTACCTGTAAACATTAACCTATTGGGCTACACCGCCACACATCCCAATATATGGAACGAACCCGATGGAAAACAGTGGCTGCTATTTGCTTCTAACCGCCCTGGCACTAAAGGCAAAATGGACATTTGGATTAGTAAACGATTAAATGCCACCGAATGGGATTATCCACAAAATGCAGGAAGCAATATCAATTCTATTGACGATGAGGTAACTCCTTTTGCCGATACCGATGCCAAGCAACTTTATTTTGCATCGCAATGGCACTACGGCTACGGTGCTTTCGATGTTTTTGCTGCGCCTGTACATTCCTTATCTAAAGCCGAATTTGGGAAGCCCATCAATTTGGGCAAGCCCATCAATTCTCCTGCCAACGAACTTTACTATGCTGTGTACGATTCTGTTGCTTTCTTTTCGAGCAATCGCTTAGGCTCCAAGTTTATTGAAGCAGAAACCTGCTGCAACGATATTTATGCAGCATCGCAAAAAAGCAGCATTGCAAAAGACACAGTTCGCACCCAAGACACATTGGTTGCGGCTACTTTGCAACCACTCGTAACAGAGCCTGCAATTACCGACACGGTTGCTACTGCTCATGTAAACACAACTCCCGACAGCACCTTAAAATTAGCAACAACACCTACCGAAACGCACAACTCTTCGGCAAATAACAGTTTGCTTTACACACACGTAACACTCTACTTTCACAACGATGAACCCAATCCAAAAACACTGGCAGACACTACCGATGTAAGTTACCTTACTGCATACGAGTCGTACATAAACAAACAACAGGAGTATTACAAAAACAATTGGCAAGGTGCAGAAAAACATACCAATCAGGCTCTTCAAACTTGGTTTAGAGACACAGTAGAAGCAAGTTTTGCAAAGCTCGTTTCGGTAGCCTCGCAAATAAATAAGCAACTCAACAGTGGTAAAAAAATTACTGTAAAAATTTCGGGATATTGCTCACCTCTACACTACAACGAATACAATATACACCTCGGCAACCGCAGATCTGCCAGTGTATTCAATTTCTTTCAGCAATACAACAACGGCAGCTTACTTCCGTTCATCACCAATGGAAATTTAGTATTGGAACGCATTACGCACGGAGAAGAAACAGCGCCTAAAAATATTAGCGATGCATTAACCGATTTGCGCAATAGTGTTTACAGTCTTGCTGCTGCCCGCGAAAGAAGAGTAGAACTCTCCATTAGTGCCGAATAA
- a CDS encoding PorP/SprF family type IX secretion system membrane protein, with amino-acid sequence MKQTTSNQILRRPTLPFKKAIFFLAALHAGLCITALHAQSLHFSQFGFNPLYTSSAYTNLMDGDYRFNLVYRNQWANVPVNYNTVSASAEMNFFQFEKGTRLGGGLQFQYDKAGDSRFTFMQAALPLSAVIRLHRQHFVSLGVSPGFVYRSFDTRNLYFDNQFSGDAFDSTLAPNESFPRTASFAFDMGLGIAYQFVKNQRNGFQIGFQYSHINQPKLSFFKDGDVRMGSVISIHLKGSAKLSERFDLVPEYFYRFQAASVFLGDVNLQEHTIGMFLRSYIDYSPKRRVALNTGLYCRINPRRNIVAVSNKRVDAIYPLIGLEYNTLKVNATYDINLSSFTAATKNNGGVEISIIYELSRVKKLRKTGTQCPVFL; translated from the coding sequence ATGAAGCAAACAACAAGTAACCAGATATTGAGGCGCCCAACACTACCATTTAAGAAAGCTATTTTCTTTTTGGCGGCATTGCATGCCGGATTGTGCATTACGGCACTTCATGCGCAATCGCTTCATTTCTCGCAGTTTGGCTTTAATCCACTTTACACCTCTAGCGCCTATACCAATTTAATGGATGGCGATTATCGTTTCAACTTAGTATATAGAAACCAATGGGCAAATGTGCCTGTAAACTACAACACGGTAAGCGCCTCTGCCGAAATGAATTTTTTCCAATTCGAAAAAGGAACACGCCTTGGTGGTGGTTTACAATTTCAATACGATAAGGCAGGCGATTCGCGCTTTACCTTTATGCAGGCAGCGCTGCCGCTAAGTGCAGTAATACGTCTGCACCGCCAGCATTTTGTTTCGCTTGGTGTGTCTCCGGGTTTTGTTTACCGCAGTTTCGATACGCGAAATCTATATTTCGACAATCAATTTTCGGGCGATGCTTTTGATTCTACTTTAGCACCCAACGAGAGTTTTCCCCGCACGGCTTCGTTTGCATTCGATATGGGCTTGGGCATTGCCTACCAGTTTGTAAAAAACCAACGCAACGGCTTCCAAATTGGCTTTCAATACAGCCACATCAACCAACCCAAACTTTCATTCTTTAAAGATGGCGATGTGCGCATGGGAAGCGTTATTTCCATACACCTGAAGGGATCTGCAAAATTGAGTGAGCGCTTTGATCTTGTGCCTGAATATTTTTATAGATTTCAAGCAGCCAGTGTTTTTTTAGGCGATGTAAATTTACAGGAACACACCATTGGCATGTTTCTTAGAAGCTATATTGATTACTCACCCAAACGCAGGGTAGCCCTTAATACCGGCCTATACTGCCGCATAAACCCACGCAGAAATATCGTGGCAGTGAGCAATAAAAGAGTAGATGCCATTTATCCGCTTATTGGTTTAGAATACAATACCTTAAAGGTAAATGCCACCTACGATATAAATCTTTCATCGTTTACGGCAGCAACCAAAAACAATGGAGGTGTTGAAATAAGCATAATTTACGAACTATCGCGCGTAAAAAAACTACGCAAAACAGGCACGCAATGTCCCGTATTTCTATAA
- a CDS encoding gliding motility-associated C-terminal domain-containing protein has translation MQIKTWSILFLLAALAFVSTQAHECGNCKNLQFIANKNQWNQQVQYKANVPFGAVFLEKNGYTFAKVKEEQFMLLRHNYHHEHQYKPAFPDSLNCHAIKVRFLGSNPAATIIGADSLQEYFNYFLGKDKSKWASRVPGFGTIEYRNIYEGIHLKIYSEGNHMKSDWIVPAGYTSKTIPIRLKYEGQNAMALQNGALVLTTSVGDIAEAKPYSYQIIKGRKVEVPCRFALEKNEVYFEFPEDFNHQYDLVIDPALIFSTYSGSTADNFGYTATYDSKGEAYTAGSVFGLGYPVTAGAYQVSWAGGSGAGSLSGCDIGISKYNATGTQRLYSTYLGGKSDELPHSLIVNTNDELFLFGTTSSDNFPVTPNAYDTTFNGGPDPGAFGGLGVHYSTGSDIVISRFSSDGTQLLASTFVGGTDNDGLNISPTNLLRYNYADEVRGEIDIDKQDNIYLATCTRSTDFPVTSGVFQEQNGGGLDGIIIKMNNNLSTMIWCSYLGGEDDDAIYSLSLDRNDDLFVCGGTRSISSFPVTATGVVQNTNGGGRADGFVTLIDKSGLSIQKSTFWGSAEYDQVYFVENDRLNNVYIMGQTEAKGNFFVNNAGYSNPNSGLFITKLDHELELILWSTVIGAGRGRPDISPTAFLVDLCSKVYITGWGSNIGNQLSTNGLPITSNAFSSTTDNNDFYMAVLNDDASGLFYATYFGSPSAADHVDGGTSRYSKKGILYQSVCAGCGGVSDFPTTPGAVSRTNNSPNCNNAVYKFDFNIPLAFADFEVPEPPCQLPYTATFNNTSDVLGDAEYEWTFSNGFTTTDSNATYTFTQPGLYTIKLVAKDTTTCNGTDSIEKQILILNNSTSTLPEITICKSAITQIGIPPGSTNVTYEWKYDASLNETDVSNPYASPDSTTTYTLFVHKGNCTDTIHQTVVVFSDAVAIQASVATCPGDSVRLLATNAKPGQTLTYAWIPPDLILSGQGTATPLVSPPRDTTFSVLVTNQLGCTFTGNVLVDIISKLPSLSAIAKPYTIGYADTSQLALIADGVATFYWQYDSTLSDSASPEPLAFPLETTVYKVFAEDSNGCKVSDTVIVYVFKTPCKNGGVYLPNAFTPNGDGKNDILYVRSLRATEVYLAIYDRWGQLMFETADQTKGWDGTFGGKPLDSGVFGFYLKVRCDDGELVEKKGNISLLK, from the coding sequence ATGCAAATAAAGACTTGGAGTATTTTGTTTTTGTTGGCAGCATTAGCCTTTGTAAGCACACAGGCACATGAATGCGGCAATTGTAAAAACCTACAATTTATTGCTAATAAAAACCAATGGAACCAGCAAGTACAGTACAAAGCCAACGTACCATTTGGTGCTGTTTTCTTAGAAAAGAACGGCTACACCTTTGCCAAAGTGAAGGAAGAACAATTTATGCTGCTAAGGCATAATTACCACCACGAGCATCAATACAAACCCGCCTTTCCCGACTCGTTGAACTGCCATGCCATTAAAGTTCGCTTTCTGGGTAGCAATCCCGCAGCTACTATTATTGGAGCAGATTCCCTGCAAGAATACTTCAATTACTTTTTAGGAAAAGATAAAAGCAAGTGGGCAAGCCGCGTTCCGGGCTTTGGCACCATTGAGTATAGAAATATTTATGAAGGTATTCACCTAAAAATATATTCAGAAGGCAACCACATGAAATCCGATTGGATTGTGCCTGCAGGTTACACCTCCAAAACAATTCCCATTCGCCTAAAATACGAAGGGCAAAATGCAATGGCACTTCAAAACGGAGCCTTGGTACTTACCACTTCTGTTGGCGATATCGCAGAAGCCAAACCGTATTCATACCAAATTATTAAAGGAAGAAAAGTAGAAGTACCCTGCCGCTTTGCACTCGAAAAAAATGAAGTTTATTTCGAATTTCCGGAAGACTTTAACCACCAATACGATTTGGTGATAGATCCCGCTTTAATATTTTCTACTTACAGCGGCTCCACCGCAGACAATTTTGGTTATACTGCCACTTACGACAGTAAAGGTGAAGCCTACACAGCAGGCAGCGTATTTGGCTTAGGCTATCCGGTTACGGCAGGAGCCTACCAAGTTAGCTGGGCAGGAGGCAGTGGCGCAGGCTCACTCAGCGGCTGCGATATTGGTATTAGCAAATACAATGCCACCGGAACCCAACGGCTTTATTCAACTTACCTAGGTGGCAAAAGCGATGAATTGCCCCACAGTTTAATTGTAAATACCAACGATGAACTTTTTCTTTTCGGCACCACCAGTTCAGATAATTTTCCGGTAACACCCAATGCTTACGACACTACTTTTAACGGAGGCCCCGACCCCGGAGCATTTGGCGGGCTGGGCGTACATTACTCCACCGGTTCCGATATTGTAATTTCCCGCTTTAGCTCCGATGGCACACAGCTCTTAGCTTCTACTTTTGTGGGTGGTACCGACAACGATGGCTTAAACATAAGCCCCACCAACTTATTAAGATACAACTATGCCGATGAAGTTCGTGGCGAAATAGATATAGACAAGCAAGACAATATTTATTTGGCAACCTGTACTCGCTCTACCGATTTCCCTGTTACCTCCGGAGTATTTCAAGAGCAAAATGGTGGTGGTTTAGATGGCATTATCATTAAAATGAACAACAACCTTTCTACCATGATTTGGTGCTCGTACTTAGGTGGCGAAGATGACGATGCTATTTATTCTCTTTCGCTAGACAGAAACGATGATTTATTTGTGTGTGGCGGCACGCGCTCTATTAGTTCATTTCCGGTTACTGCCACAGGCGTAGTGCAAAACACCAATGGTGGCGGAAGAGCAGATGGCTTTGTAACCTTAATAGACAAATCCGGCTTATCTATTCAAAAATCTACCTTTTGGGGCTCTGCAGAATACGACCAAGTTTATTTTGTTGAAAACGACAGGCTAAACAACGTTTACATTATGGGACAAACCGAAGCAAAGGGAAATTTCTTTGTAAACAATGCCGGTTATAGCAACCCCAATAGCGGCTTATTCATAACTAAGTTAGACCATGAATTGGAGCTGATACTTTGGAGTACCGTAATTGGTGCCGGCAGAGGCCGACCCGACATTTCACCAACTGCCTTTTTAGTGGATTTGTGTTCGAAAGTATATATCACCGGTTGGGGTTCCAACATTGGCAATCAGCTTTCTACAAACGGCTTGCCTATTACCTCAAATGCATTTAGCTCCACTACCGACAATAACGACTTTTACATGGCGGTATTGAATGACGATGCTTCAGGTTTATTCTATGCCACTTACTTTGGAAGTCCCTCGGCTGCCGACCACGTAGATGGAGGCACTTCGCGCTATAGTAAGAAAGGAATTTTATACCAAAGTGTTTGCGCGGGCTGTGGTGGCGTTAGCGATTTTCCCACTACTCCCGGTGCTGTATCTAGAACCAACAACAGCCCCAACTGCAACAATGCAGTGTATAAATTCGACTTTAACATTCCACTTGCCTTTGCCGATTTTGAAGTGCCGGAGCCGCCTTGCCAACTGCCCTATACTGCCACATTCAATAATACCAGCGATGTATTAGGCGATGCAGAATACGAATGGACTTTCAGCAACGGATTCACCACTACCGACAGCAATGCCACTTATACGTTTACACAACCCGGTTTATACACTATTAAACTAGTAGCTAAAGACACCACTACATGCAACGGAACAGATTCTATAGAGAAACAAATTCTAATCTTAAACAATTCCACTTCCACACTTCCCGAAATTACAATCTGTAAATCTGCCATTACTCAAATTGGAATTCCACCCGGCAGTACCAATGTAACGTACGAATGGAAATACGATGCCTCACTAAACGAAACCGATGTTTCTAACCCATACGCATCTCCGGATTCTACCACTACTTACACGCTCTTTGTACACAAAGGAAATTGCACCGACACCATACACCAAACAGTAGTAGTATTTAGCGATGCAGTGGCCATACAGGCAAGTGTTGCTACTTGCCCCGGAGACTCGGTGCGCTTACTAGCCACCAATGCAAAACCGGGGCAAACACTCACCTACGCTTGGATCCCTCCAGATCTTATACTTTCGGGGCAAGGTACTGCTACACCGCTGGTAAGCCCTCCGCGCGATACTACTTTTAGTGTATTAGTTACCAACCAACTGGGCTGCACTTTTACGGGCAATGTATTGGTAGATATTATTTCTAAACTACCATCGCTCAGCGCCATTGCCAAACCATATACCATTGGCTATGCCGACACTTCTCAACTGGCATTGATTGCCGATGGCGTAGCCACATTTTACTGGCAATACGATTCTACTTTGAGCGACTCTGCTTCGCCAGAACCATTGGCATTTCCTTTGGAAACTACCGTGTATAAAGTTTTTGCCGAAGATAGCAACGGATGCAAAGTGAGCGACACGGTAATTGTGTATGTATTTAAAACACCTTGCAAAAATGGAGGTGTGTATTTACCCAATGCCTTTACGCCCAATGGCGATGGCAAAAACGATATACTCTATGTAAGAAGTTTACGCGCTACCGAAGTTTACTTAGCCATTTACGACCGCTGGGGGCAACTCATGTTTGAAACTGCAGACCAAACCAAAGGTTGGGATGGCACATTTGGAGGTAAACCATTAGATAGTGGCGTATTTGGTTTTTACCTAAAAGTACGGTGCGATGACGGTGAATTAGTAGAAAAAAAAGGCAACATTAGTTTACTGAAGTAA
- a CDS encoding polyphosphate polymerase domain-containing protein: MEGIQSVLQSFSPVALHETGASLTVQRFDTKFLLNIKCLPALLQGLQPYFSVLEINGQRVHDYETLYFDTPDFKLYYDHHNDKPNRMKVRVRKYGSSGEVFFEIKHKLKGMRTGKLRLPQQKMMFEIGEEEWNLIRQTGKAIRGLERKLSTDFSRISLAGNNLDERITFDTSLLFHNATGQINFGNVMVMEVKHLQAKPSEAVRALVHQLHLVQHPFSKYAIGVALLESSVKHNLFKPTILQLKKIENG; this comes from the coding sequence TTGGAAGGTATTCAGTCCGTACTACAATCTTTTTCTCCGGTGGCGTTGCACGAAACCGGTGCATCGCTTACGGTGCAAAGGTTCGATACTAAGTTTCTATTGAACATAAAATGCTTGCCTGCCTTGCTGCAGGGGCTGCAACCATATTTTTCGGTATTGGAAATTAACGGGCAAAGGGTGCACGATTACGAAACACTTTATTTTGATACGCCCGATTTTAAACTCTATTACGATCATCATAACGATAAGCCGAATAGAATGAAAGTGCGCGTGCGCAAGTATGGTTCCAGCGGTGAAGTGTTTTTTGAAATAAAGCACAAACTTAAAGGAATGAGAACCGGAAAGTTGAGGTTGCCACAACAAAAAATGATGTTTGAAATCGGTGAAGAAGAATGGAATCTAATTCGGCAAACAGGTAAGGCTATTCGCGGTTTGGAACGAAAACTTTCAACCGATTTTTCAAGAATATCGCTGGCAGGAAACAACCTCGATGAGCGAATTACATTCGATACTTCGTTGCTTTTTCATAATGCTACCGGGCAAATAAATTTTGGCAATGTAATGGTAATGGAAGTAAAGCATTTACAGGCAAAGCCATCGGAGGCAGTAAGGGCATTGGTGCATCAACTGCATTTGGTGCAGCATCCGTTCAGCAAATACGCCATTGGTGTGGCACTGTTGGAAAGTAGTGTAAAGCACAATCTTTTTAAACCTACTATTTTACAGTTGAAAAAAATAGAAAATGGATAG
- a CDS encoding DUF4956 domain-containing protein, with protein MDSIQLAEQLGAAAGNSFVDFLIRLFLNFAAITVIIRYIYYPNYRNKDFLFTFYLFNLVNFLICFLLSSAVLKIGFAFGLFAIFTMLRFQTVRIPVREMAYLFIAVTVGIINALTNIETELFTLLFANTLIAAFVYVLENKIRLAHENFKEITYEKIELIRPEKRGELLADLRLRTGLPVTKVEIISIDFLRDSAHLNVFYSSSENEASSRGMGNDA; from the coding sequence ATGGATAGCATTCAATTGGCAGAACAGTTAGGCGCGGCAGCAGGAAATTCATTTGTAGATTTTTTAATTCGTTTGTTTTTAAACTTTGCGGCTATTACTGTTATTATTCGCTATATCTATTATCCCAATTATCGCAACAAAGATTTTCTATTCACTTTTTACCTCTTCAATCTCGTTAATTTTCTTATTTGTTTTTTGTTGAGCAGTGCGGTTTTAAAAATTGGTTTTGCATTTGGCTTGTTTGCCATTTTTACCATGCTCCGATTTCAAACGGTGCGTATTCCGGTTAGAGAAATGGCGTATTTGTTTATTGCCGTAACCGTTGGAATTATCAATGCATTAACGAATATAGAAACCGAACTTTTCACATTGCTTTTTGCCAATACGCTTATTGCTGCATTTGTATATGTGCTGGAAAATAAGATTCGACTGGCACACGAAAACTTCAAAGAGATTACCTACGAAAAAATTGAATTGATAAGACCTGAGAAACGAGGGGAACTATTGGCAGACCTTCGTTTGCGTACCGGATTGCCTGTTACAAAAGTTGAAATAATAAGTATAGATTTTTTGCGCGATTCGGCTCATTTGAATGTGTTTTACAGTAGTAGCGAAAACGAAGCATCTTCCAGAGGAATGGGCAACGATGCGTAA
- a CDS encoding group III truncated hemoglobin — protein sequence MNKHDITTRADVELLVNSFYAKVEQSALLGYIFNDIAQVNWAHHLPKMYSFWAGVLLGERTFYGNPMHTHIALSKMAPLTEKEFNEWLQLFTETVDELFEGTKAEEAKERARNVAKMMLYKIQATL from the coding sequence ATGAATAAGCACGATATTACAACACGGGCAGATGTAGAACTGCTCGTAAATTCATTTTACGCTAAGGTAGAGCAAAGTGCTTTGCTGGGCTATATCTTTAATGATATTGCACAAGTAAATTGGGCGCATCATTTACCTAAAATGTATTCGTTTTGGGCGGGTGTGTTGCTGGGCGAAAGAACTTTTTACGGAAATCCTATGCACACGCATATTGCATTGAGTAAAATGGCTCCGCTTACCGAAAAGGAGTTTAATGAATGGCTACAATTATTTACTGAAACGGTAGATGAACTTTTTGAAGGTACTAAGGCAGAAGAGGCCAAAGAGCGCGCCCGCAATGTGGCTAAAATGATGCTCTATAAAATTCAAGCAACCTTGTAG
- a CDS encoding fatty acid desaturase has product MNSFNKEQLLKDLHNWNSIIKKYQIPSIKQATIQLANSFVFYVALLGLQIYLFDKSVWLSLAVAILNGFILGRIFIIQHDCGHSSFTRSRKANDIIGTLCSICTLIPYKYWAKNHSFHHAHNGQLEFSDVGDIECLTTEAYAALPLAKRIWYRIYRNPLYLFTIGGFIYVVIYNRFAFLKTDYFKQVRRNVLISNIFFIALYTLFAYLLGPGKFLVVQFVNLFFFGTYALWFFYIQHQYEHIYKSKKENWNYVVAAMRGSTYYKLPRVFHWLTGNIGYHHIHHLSPTIPNYNLARCHAENPVFEKHTNTITFLKSLKTVQANLWDAQRQKMISFSEYSANKKKHKAAAQQ; this is encoded by the coding sequence GTGAATTCATTTAATAAAGAACAGTTACTAAAAGACCTGCATAATTGGAACAGCATCATTAAGAAATATCAAATTCCAAGCATTAAGCAAGCTACCATTCAGTTAGCAAATAGTTTTGTGTTTTATGTAGCATTGCTTGGTTTGCAAATTTATTTATTCGATAAATCGGTATGGCTATCGCTTGCTGTTGCTATACTAAATGGTTTTATTTTAGGTAGAATTTTTATTATTCAGCACGATTGTGGTCATAGCTCTTTTACGCGCAGCCGCAAGGCCAACGATATTATAGGCACTTTGTGCAGTATTTGCACTTTAATTCCGTATAAGTATTGGGCCAAAAATCATAGCTTTCACCATGCGCATAATGGGCAGTTGGAGTTTAGCGATGTGGGTGATATAGAATGTCTTACTACGGAGGCGTATGCCGCATTACCGTTGGCAAAAAGAATATGGTACCGCATTTACCGCAATCCTTTGTACTTGTTTACAATTGGCGGTTTTATTTATGTGGTTATTTACAATCGGTTTGCGTTTTTAAAAACGGATTATTTTAAACAAGTAAGACGCAATGTACTTATCAGTAATATCTTTTTTATCGCGCTTTATACACTGTTTGCTTACTTGCTGGGGCCGGGTAAATTTTTGGTGGTTCAATTTGTGAACTTATTTTTCTTCGGCACCTATGCACTTTGGTTTTTTTACATACAGCACCAATACGAGCATATTTACAAGAGTAAAAAAGAGAACTGGAATTATGTGGTTGCAGCTATGCGTGGCAGTACTTATTACAAGTTGCCACGGGTATTTCATTGGCTTACCGGAAATATTGGTTATCACCATATTCATCATTTAAGCCCAACAATTCCCAACTATAATCTAGCCCGCTGCCATGCCGAAAATCCTGTTTTTGAGAAGCATACAAACACTATTACATTTTTGAAAAGTTTGAAAACAGTTCAAGCGAATTTGTGGGATGCGCAACGGCAAAAAATGATTTCGTTTAGCGAATACAGTGCCAATAAAAAGAAGCATAAAGCAGCAGCCCAACAGTAG